The following proteins are encoded in a genomic region of Caldilineales bacterium:
- a CDS encoding [LysW]-aminoadipate kinase translates to MKPLVIKVGGGAKVDTQAVCADGAALAAGGWPVVLVHGTSAAADALAERAGVPVRQLVSPSGHVSRYTDPETLELYVAAAAGQVNKRLVASLQGLGCNAVGLSGVDGRLLLAERKEAVRAVENGRQRIVRDDFTGKLESANADLLRLLLASGYTPVVAPLALGRQAERLNVDGDRAAALIAGALGAEMLVILSNVPGLLANFPDEASLVRHISPDRLDWAEDLAAGRMKKKILAAREALASHVPTVILADSRRPQPVRAALNGEGTVIGDWRVEIEAHPAKTETPS, encoded by the coding sequence ATGAAACCACTCGTGATCAAAGTTGGCGGCGGCGCGAAAGTCGATACGCAGGCCGTATGTGCGGATGGTGCGGCGCTGGCGGCAGGAGGATGGCCGGTCGTGCTCGTCCACGGCACCTCGGCGGCGGCAGATGCGCTGGCCGAGCGCGCCGGTGTGCCCGTGCGCCAGCTGGTCTCGCCCTCTGGCCACGTCAGCCGCTACACCGACCCGGAGACGCTGGAACTCTACGTGGCTGCCGCCGCCGGGCAGGTGAACAAGCGCCTGGTGGCCAGCCTGCAAGGCCTGGGCTGCAATGCCGTCGGGCTTTCGGGCGTGGATGGGCGGCTGTTGCTGGCCGAGCGCAAGGAAGCGGTGCGGGCGGTGGAAAATGGCCGCCAGCGCATCGTGCGCGATGACTTCACCGGCAAGCTGGAGAGCGCCAACGCCGACCTGCTGCGCCTGCTTTTGGCTTCGGGCTACACGCCGGTGGTGGCGCCGCTGGCGCTGGGACGCCAGGCCGAACGCCTGAATGTGGACGGCGACCGGGCAGCGGCGTTGATTGCGGGTGCACTAGGGGCAGAGATGTTGGTCATCCTCAGCAACGTGCCTGGCCTGCTCGCCAACTTCCCCGACGAAGCCAGCCTCGTGCGCCACATCTCGCCCGACCGCCTGGACTGGGCCGAAGACCTGGCCGCCGGCCGCATGAAGAAGAAAATCCTGGCCGCCCGCGAAGCCCTGGCATCCCATGTCCCCACCGTCATCCTGGCCGACTCCCGCCGCCCGCAGCCCGTTCGCGCCGCCTTGAACGGCGAAGGGACAGTAATTGGAGATTGGAGAGTAGAGATTGAAGCCCACCCCGCCAAAACGGAGACCCC